TTCCCTGGGGTGCAACggtgcaggctgctgctctgggggtcAGAGCTACTCTTATCTTACTCCCCAGCAAAGTGGGGGTTGTTTCTTCAGATTCATGTGTTTGCTGCTACGCTGGGCTCAGGCTTTTTATTGCATACTCTTGTTTGATTTGGCTCTGTTCATGAAACTAGTTTTGTAGTCAAGCAGGAAGGAACAAATACGTGAAAATTCTGCAAGGAGAGGAGCTGGTGAGGAAATCTGGAACTGGGATAGTCTGTAAATCTGGGCTTCCTGGTACTTGGGGTCATTGCAATATTAGAAGTGCAAAGTGGTGGAGGCAGGGTTTGTACAAAAAGGATTCCACTTTGTGCAGCAAGTCAGCCATTGGAAGAACGGCACAGAGGTCTTGCTGTGCCCATGTTAACCTAAAACTGCCTTTGGATTAGAGTtacaatcacatttttaaaataacacgCAAATCTAAAACtggcatgcatgtgtgtgtgtgaatgtaaGCAATGTGATCAGGGCAGGAGAGGCAACAAAATTTAGTCGGCAGCCTTTTGCCATAACTCCAAATCTGTTTCTTTGCAACCCAAGTCTGTAGTTACTGAAGGCTTGTGGGGGTTACAGGTGTGGTGTGGACAGGGAGGGTGAAAAATGCTACCATGTACAAGACAactcttccccccaccccaaataaAGAGGAATAAAATCCAAAGAGATATGCATAACCATTTATGGGAAAAAATCcgtttctgttttccagaaatgccAACATAAAACATTATGGATGGGAAGGAAATAAGTTAGGATCAGCCTCATGGGAACGGagttcattctttttttctttctttcttttttttttttttttttttggtgaaatattttcaaatttggatatttaaataatttagatAAGTAGTTCAGGATCCTGTTTTCATGAAAGCATCTCCAAATGTAGCATGTGGATCAAGGTTTTTTCTGGCTGTTCTTTCACTCTTTTGTAACGGGCTTTCCAAGGactcctttaaaacaaaataataacagacCCCATCCAGACAGCAGTTCAGGTTTGCCCAGCAAAGGCTGATTTGAAGGATGTCTCGTAGCTTTGGCTGAGAAGCGATGTGCATGATGCGATTCTTCACCAAAAAGTACAGGAAGAATGTCACATGGTAAGGTGTGAAACAGACCAAAAACGTGATGCAGTTTGCCACTACTATCTTCTCTGCTCTGGTGGCATACGTGTGGGGGTTGTCTGGTTTCCTGCGCTTTCTCAGACACCTGACGATCTGAACGGTGCAGAAGGCCATGGCTGTCATGCTGCCAAAGAAGGTGGTCTGCAGGGCGCTGAACAGGGCTGTGTTTTCCCATGTGCTTTTGGAGAAGTTGTGGAAGCAGGATGAGATGTTGTGGCTCTCTTCATGCAGTTGGAAAGTAGAGACAGTTCCAGCTGAGACCCCCAGGCAGATGACAGCACAGACCACAGCAGCTTTCTTGGTGGATCGCAGGGTGGGAGCTATGAAAGGGTGCCCGATAGCAATGTAACGATCTATGCAGATGCAGAGGGAGATGAGGATGCTGCCATACATGTTTACAAAGTAAAGACTCTCCAAGATGGAGCAAAACACAGACCCCAGTTTCCACGTGTTTGGATTATGAtaggaaatgattttaaatggaaGAGTGAACAGCAGCAAAGTATCCAGGAAGATGAGGGCTATCATGTAGACTGTAGCTTCTGACAGCTTCTTAGCCTTAAAAAACAGGAACGACAATGCCATCACGTTGAACAGCAATCCCAGGGTAAACGTGGGAGTGTACATGATCAGCTGGAACAGTTCTACTTCGGGGCTGATGTTGTTGGTGCTGTTGTAATCCATATCTCCAGGCATACTGCAAGAGAAGAAAGTCACCTTCACCACGAGGAAGAATGAAGATCACATTTAAGACCTGGTACAAAGGCCAGTGAGGTCTGTAGGTGTCCACAGACCTGGAGATGCTTTTTTCATCTCGGGCTGGTGCGTGCTGAATTGCAGCTCCCAATAACGTGGAGTTACTGTGCCCAAGGGATCTTAGAGCAAGGTTGTAGCTCAAGGAGAAGCAAGGCTTCTTGGGGTCCAAGCCCTGCTTGCACTACCACCCACTACCCTGAACCAGGGTAGGCAGAGTATGGAAGTGTCTGCACCATCCCCACGGAACGGTGAGATCCCTGTGCAAACACAGGGCACCAGCCCCTCCTTTCAGGATTACATGGACTAAAGAAATGGAGGCAATTAGCCACATCAGGTTTCTGGGATCAAGCTATCACAAGAGACCCTGGGGAGCCGAGAGCACAAGGGTTCCTTGTATTTATTAATGTGAAGAACTCGAACAGTTATAGCTAACCTGCAGAGGTTaaatcttcagaagaaaaatgagccTTAAGAACCCAAGCATTTGCTTAAGTCAGCCAGACTTACCACAGCTGATAAACTGCTGTCTGCTGAAATAGAGGTGGCAGCAAAAGTGCAGAGATTTTCCCTCCTCCACAAAGAGGGGACTAAAAATGTTGAGGTAGACACAGCTGAGCAGGGgtcacaaaataattttctcttttagagGAAGGGTGCTGGTTTGATCCTGCCCTCAGATTCTGCTGATAAGGACCACGAAGGCTCTCATTGGTTTCTGCAGTCCTGGTCTCAGCTAGAGTCACttacaaatgcaaatacaagGGAATACCCAGTTCTTTGTTAGCCATTTCTCTCACAGCAAGTGTAACCTGtaaataaatccttttaaagATCTTTCTGCTAGTGCTCAGAAATCACCTTCATCTGGTGCTCCATAGCTGTTATTACTTTGACCTGGTGCCTTTCCTACAGgagttactgatttttttttaattttttttttttttaatttcagattagGAAACCTGTCATCAGCTGTGCAGTAAAAGCTCCTGTTCTGCAGATCAAGTCACTTCCTTGATATTTCAGAGGTAAGCtctcctgtgctctgctttgGGAGAAAGATCAGCATAGGGAAAATGTAGTTCTTGGATAAAAACTAGCAATTAGAAAGCAAGAGGAGGTTGGCAGTTTGCTCCTTGAGGACACACCGATGCCAAGTATATGATTCTTTAAGCTTGCTAGTTTATGctacagaaatgagaaaaccAGTGCCAGAAACCCAGCCTGATGAGGAGAACAGGCTGCTGGtagggctgcaggaaagcacaCCTCTGCTGGGGTCAGACACAGGGGTCCGCAGGCTGTGTGTTGCTGCAGCAGGCGCAGGGTTTATTCAGGCTGCCTGCCCAGGtgtccagccccagctggcagtgctgctggctgtgtaAAGCTCTCCATGGCCTCCTTCATGGCAGGGCACCACTGCCCATAAAGCATGGGGGGACATGGCTCagaggggcagcagccccaTCAGTTGCGCTTGCTCTGCCGCCATCTGTAAGGGACTGAGGTAAGTTTGAggggaaatgaagaaaatcccTTGGCCAAATaaaaaagtacaggaaaacCTGCACCTGGGGGCATCTGAGTGGCTGGAAGGGAGAAGCATCCCCAGAGATGttcagccctcctgcagccatgAGGCTTGGGGTTTCattgggagctgtgctgggtcACTGAGCCTTCAGATTCAGGTGGGGTCCCTTCATTGCCCCTGTAGGAGATTTCAttagtcctttttttccttcattccttttatttcagcttcctACCAAGGTTTTTACTTAAGAAAAATTTAGTTATgataaaaagacatttcataGTCTGTCATGTTGGTTTCTAAAcgaaagaagaaaatggataGCTCTGtacattcttaaaaaaaaaaaaaaaaaaaaaaaaaaaaagtcaatacgCTATAAGGAAACca
The DNA window shown above is from Aythya fuligula isolate bAytFul2 chromosome 9, bAytFul2.pri, whole genome shotgun sequence and carries:
- the LOC116492468 gene encoding G-protein coupled receptor 55-like, which produces MPGDMDYNSTNNISPEVELFQLIMYTPTFTLGLLFNVMALSFLFFKAKKLSEATVYMIALIFLDTLLLFTLPFKIISYHNPNTWKLGSVFCSILESLYFVNMYGSILISLCICIDRYIAIGHPFIAPTLRSTKKAAVVCAVICLGVSAGTVSTFQLHEESHNISSCFHNFSKSTWENTALFSALQTTFFGSMTAMAFCTVQIVRCLRKRRKPDNPHTYATRAEKIVVANCITFLVCFTPYHVTFFLYFLVKNRIMHIASQPKLRDILQISLCWANLNCCLDGVCYYFVLKESLESPLQKSERTARKNLDPHATFGDAFMKTGS